In Candidatus Nitrosocosmicus arcticus, the following proteins share a genomic window:
- a CDS encoding DUF2299 family protein: MSLSQQEISLRIKRWLIEESDIWRFDEIEDHTVVMNLVAKSNNRNVNIIVDDSHDKVTLITSMNFSKQQKNSLSLLPSKEKNRFIPDLLMALYQLGLLARHSNSSKDKIEKFIMEKLIYFDGLTKDKFFDSLFTMLLGIDTLQQYFNRLSLISNDGKTLD, encoded by the coding sequence ATGTCATTGTCTCAACAAGAAATATCACTGAGAATTAAGCGATGGCTTATCGAAGAAAGTGATATCTGGAGATTTGATGAAATCGAAGACCATACAGTTGTTATGAATCTGGTAGCAAAATCTAATAATAGAAATGTCAATATCATAGTCGATGATTCACATGATAAGGTAACATTAATTACATCAATGAATTTCTCAAAACAACAGAAGAATTCTTTATCTCTTTTACCATCGAAAGAAAAGAATCGCTTTATTCCAGATCTATTGATGGCCTTATACCAGTTGGGTTTACTAGCTCGTCACAGCAATTCATCAAAAGACAAAATAGAAAAATTTATCATGGAGAAACTTATTTATTTTGATGGTTTAACTAAAGATAAATTTTTTGATTCATTGTTCACAATGTTACTGGGCATAGACACACTTCAGCAATATTTTAACAGGTTATCATTAATTTCCAACGATGGCAAGACTCTTGACTAA
- a CDS encoding YncE family protein, producing MGDFPKAVEYNPGNDNTYVFNPESGDVSVIDSITKDTVATVDVGISPTALEFSPSNNNMYVVEFGSNTVSVIQPTVLEPVVD from the coding sequence GTGGGAGACTTTCCGAAGGCTGTTGAGTATAACCCAGGCAATGACAATACGTACGTTTTCAATCCGGAGTCAGGTGATGTATCAGTCATAGACAGCATTACCAAGGATACTGTGGCAACTGTTGATGTTGGGATTTCTCCAACTGCTCTTGAGTTTAGCCCGAGCAATAACAATATGTATGTAGTAGAATTTGGTTCAAATACTGTTTCAGTCATCCAACCTACAGTATTAGAACCAGTTGTTGACTAG
- a CDS encoding DUF2283 domain-containing protein — translation MNGTVEYDPDDSVLYVKLTDKKIVSTIPLGDSVFIDISDDNKPVGIKYILTDKNPDNIKAIQSLFLS, via the coding sequence TTGAATGGAACTGTTGAATATGATCCTGACGATAGTGTACTGTATGTTAAACTAACCGACAAGAAAATAGTCAGTACCATCCCTCTTGGAGATTCGGTATTTATTGATATTAGTGATGATAATAAGCCTGTAGGTATTAAATACATATTAACTGACAAAAATCCCGATAACATAAAGGCTATACAGTCCCTTTTTTTGTCTTGA
- a CDS encoding Lrp/AsnC family transcriptional regulator yields MPFAYVLINCELGSENEIMEKIRKVPEVVDVYRVFGVYDIIVRISSNNMETLKEIITWKIKKLDEVRSALSMIVIEDLDKN; encoded by the coding sequence GTGCCATTTGCCTATGTACTAATAAACTGCGAGCTAGGATCGGAGAATGAAATTATGGAGAAAATAAGAAAAGTTCCAGAAGTAGTTGATGTATATAGAGTGTTTGGGGTTTATGATATTATTGTAAGAATTTCTTCCAACAATATGGAAACACTAAAAGAAATTATTACTTGGAAAATCAAGAAATTGGACGAAGTTCGCTCCGCTTTGTCTATGATCGTGATAGAGGATCTAGATAAAAATTGA
- a CDS encoding HdeD family acid-resistance protein, with protein sequence MNILSIEKSPNWVRMAQIGLGLIILILSIIVLINPIIGSISIIVFLAFLLLFAGVEKIVSGIVLSGKSRFISIGLGIIVIIVSLIALVYPVEASVFVVLLLGIALLVDGISRIIHGIRDKEGRGWSKNFGIGVGALSIIFAIAVLVYPGIGLVLAGILIGIALLITSIQIISAGVTGEQRKPRAI encoded by the coding sequence GTGAACATACTGAGCATTGAGAAATCGCCTAACTGGGTTAGGATGGCTCAAATAGGACTTGGGCTTATTATTCTAATATTATCTATAATCGTATTGATTAATCCTATTATAGGCTCAATCTCTATTATAGTCTTTCTTGCCTTCTTATTATTATTTGCAGGCGTCGAAAAAATAGTCAGTGGTATCGTGCTTTCTGGTAAATCTCGATTTATAAGCATCGGTTTGGGAATAATTGTTATAATTGTTTCTTTGATCGCACTGGTATATCCTGTCGAGGCAAGTGTGTTTGTAGTACTACTGTTGGGTATTGCTTTGCTGGTAGATGGAATTTCTAGAATAATTCATGGAATAAGAGATAAGGAAGGTAGAGGATGGTCAAAAAATTTTGGTATAGGAGTGGGAGCACTTTCAATTATTTTTGCAATAGCCGTACTCGTTTACCCTGGAATAGGTCTAGTTTTAGCCGGCATATTAATCGGAATAGCCCTGTTGATAACAAGCATACAAATAATTTCAGCGGGGGTAACTGGGGAACAAAGAAAACCAAGGGCTATCTAA
- a CDS encoding DUF7482 domain-containing protein — protein sequence MKQTITYNKSILAIVIAMSIVITLLSSGVAHGQNSNLSQNEPLKSIANETGGSNDSIIISIPVEKGYVNGNISYFISTDASQEMIVSSITNTTKFDVNYAPTLSNTPELSRQQGFVFTNGLLGNGTFEHQLPVASAASGDEGYSPLFQINYVKWNNESQPRILKSTADIMDAQSQGELTVEKSNVVINSPAVMIK from the coding sequence ATGAAACAAACTATCACATATAATAAATCCATTTTGGCTATTGTAATTGCTATGAGTATTGTTATTACTCTGTTATCATCTGGAGTGGCTCATGGTCAAAATAGTAATTTATCTCAGAATGAACCCTTAAAGTCAATCGCCAATGAAACAGGCGGAAGTAACGATTCCATAATTATTAGTATTCCAGTTGAAAAAGGCTACGTTAATGGAAATATATCATATTTTATAAGTACGGATGCATCTCAAGAAATGATCGTTTCTTCAATTACGAATACGACCAAATTTGACGTTAATTATGCACCAACTCTCAGCAATACACCCGAACTTTCCCGTCAACAGGGTTTTGTGTTTACGAATGGACTATTAGGGAACGGTACTTTTGAACATCAACTTCCAGTTGCATCAGCAGCATCCGGAGATGAGGGATATAGTCCTTTATTTCAAATAAATTATGTGAAATGGAATAATGAATCTCAGCCAAGAATCTTAAAATCTACAGCTGATATAATGGATGCACAGTCACAGGGTGAACTCACGGTAGAAAAATCAAATGTAGTAATTAATAGTCCAGCTGTAATGATTAAATGA
- a CDS encoding ABC transporter substrate-binding protein codes for MNIQRKRESLQPLYFFVALLFAITIANLAIILADSDGKIIYSSWMLIISSSIAAGLSLLTLIKDRSSIKKDKTAIHLTIGLVFWCIANIIWGYYELILDIVSPVPSLADLFLLSAYGFLIYRLLVTYKNLGEIKNKKIIYLVSIGTGLFLIYILNLMLSLTVISNFRGFMLFIVTIAYPVLNSILTVLALTIILNLKNEKHLSIPWICELVGLLAIVIGDSWFAIIVLTAFIEQIWISAILLSAHYLLIAGGLVWYLRYYSTWNLRIPDTTAMNKIKGIFSPKVLLFFIIPSAFFVLIILYLPINFVSVANQAGVSWIYPTFHEPLPSNNNYPEFIVGAIIPQSGSLSSIGKPVHASLEKAESDVNRYLDYHNSSSRVKLIVADSKTSPQESLAAIKKLHSLGARVIVGPATSTAVSAVLDFANEKNITLLSYASTSPKLSISGDNLFRLVPDDKSQGKVIAEKMIDDGIKVIVPFWRGDIYGKELANATKYYFEILGGKVEKGVNYEPHTGKFATSLHRINFIMWNQELKKLDTMVSDAITKYGKESVGVYVISYDEITPILIQAQLFDNLGKVRWYGSDSIAENHHLIKNIESANFAIKTGFTNPLFSVSMDNQSGHEIDGESSKDGGGDGEHDSAMAYPAVAYDSFWIVSKSMDKNSTINRNNGDFNSKDFNEILVETAESYNGITGKIDLNVAGDRISENYDFWYVTEGDLADEYKWEAGFEEIDSNH; via the coding sequence TTGAATATCCAAAGAAAAAGAGAATCATTGCAGCCCTTGTATTTTTTTGTGGCATTGTTATTTGCAATAACAATTGCAAACCTCGCAATAATTCTTGCGGATTCAGATGGTAAAATAATTTATTCTAGCTGGATGTTGATTATTAGTTCATCCATCGCTGCCGGATTGTCATTGCTAACGCTAATAAAGGACAGGTCTAGCATTAAAAAAGACAAGACGGCAATTCATCTAACCATTGGGCTCGTATTTTGGTGCATTGCAAACATAATTTGGGGGTATTACGAATTAATCCTTGATATAGTATCCCCAGTACCTTCACTTGCGGATTTGTTTTTGTTGTCTGCTTATGGGTTTTTGATCTATAGATTATTGGTAACTTACAAAAACCTTGGAGAAATAAAGAACAAGAAAATAATCTATCTTGTGTCTATTGGAACAGGGCTCTTTTTAATTTACATTTTAAATTTGATGCTTAGCCTTACGGTAATTTCTAATTTTAGGGGCTTTATGCTATTTATAGTCACTATTGCTTATCCAGTTTTGAATTCTATCCTGACTGTTTTGGCCCTGACCATTATTCTCAATCTTAAAAATGAAAAGCATCTATCTATTCCATGGATATGCGAGCTAGTTGGCCTATTAGCCATAGTTATCGGAGACAGTTGGTTCGCGATTATAGTATTGACGGCGTTCATAGAACAGATTTGGATTTCTGCTATATTGCTCTCTGCCCACTATTTATTAATTGCCGGAGGCCTAGTATGGTACCTTCGCTATTACAGTACCTGGAATTTGAGGATACCGGACACTACAGCTATGAATAAGATTAAAGGAATATTTTCACCTAAGGTCCTCCTTTTTTTCATCATACCGTCAGCCTTTTTTGTTCTCATTATTTTGTATTTGCCAATAAATTTTGTATCAGTCGCAAATCAAGCAGGAGTATCATGGATATATCCAACATTTCATGAACCCCTTCCTTCGAATAATAATTACCCCGAGTTTATAGTTGGGGCCATCATTCCACAATCTGGTTCTTTGTCTTCCATAGGTAAACCTGTTCATGCTTCCTTGGAAAAGGCCGAAAGCGACGTTAATAGATATTTAGACTACCATAACTCATCATCTAGAGTCAAATTAATAGTAGCAGACTCAAAGACTAGCCCACAAGAATCTCTGGCGGCCATTAAGAAGTTACACTCATTAGGAGCAAGGGTGATTGTGGGCCCAGCCACTAGCACGGCTGTTTCTGCTGTCCTTGATTTCGCAAATGAAAAAAATATCACACTATTGAGCTATGCTAGCACTTCGCCTAAGCTTTCGATTAGTGGAGATAATCTTTTTAGATTAGTACCGGACGATAAAAGCCAAGGCAAAGTTATTGCTGAGAAGATGATAGATGACGGTATCAAAGTTATTGTTCCTTTCTGGAGAGGTGATATTTACGGAAAGGAGTTGGCTAATGCTACCAAATATTATTTCGAAATACTTGGAGGCAAGGTAGAGAAAGGTGTTAATTACGAACCGCATACCGGAAAATTTGCTACTAGTTTGCACAGGATTAACTTTATCATGTGGAATCAAGAACTCAAAAAGCTGGATACAATGGTATCTGATGCAATAACAAAGTACGGTAAGGAATCCGTTGGCGTATACGTCATTTCTTATGATGAAATTACACCGATTTTGATTCAGGCCCAATTATTTGATAATCTTGGAAAAGTAAGATGGTATGGAAGTGATAGTATCGCAGAGAACCACCATCTCATTAAAAATATAGAATCAGCTAATTTCGCCATTAAGACAGGATTCACAAATCCGTTATTTTCCGTAAGTATGGATAATCAATCAGGACATGAGATTGATGGAGAATCGAGTAAAGATGGAGGGGGAGATGGAGAACACGATAGTGCTATGGCATATCCAGCCGTTGCATATGACTCCTTCTGGATTGTCTCAAAAAGTATGGATAAAAATTCTACCATTAATAGGAATAATGGTGATTTTAACAGTAAAGACTTTAACGAAATATTAGTAGAAACTGCCGAATCATATAACGGGATTACTGGTAAAATAGATCTAAACGTGGCCGGTGATCGAATAAGCGAAAATTATGACTTTTGGTATGTTACCGAGGGCGATTTGGCGGATGAATACAAATGGGAAGCAGGATTTGAAGAAATTGATTCTAATCACTGA
- the mce gene encoding methylmalonyl-CoA epimerase produces MRVDHIAIAVNDANRALENYKKILKIDEIDVEEVPNEKVKVVMLNLEDTRIELIEPLDDTSPISKFLKERGEGIHHIAITADEIENDVNHAKEKGMKFLGELRTGSYGRKITFIHPKSLNGVLVEFCQAPH; encoded by the coding sequence ATGCGAGTGGATCACATAGCGATAGCTGTGAATGATGCAAATAGGGCCCTTGAAAATTACAAAAAAATCTTGAAAATAGATGAAATTGATGTTGAGGAAGTTCCAAATGAGAAGGTAAAAGTCGTAATGTTGAATTTGGAGGACACCAGGATTGAATTAATTGAACCATTAGATGATACAAGTCCTATTAGTAAATTTTTGAAGGAAAGGGGCGAAGGCATTCACCATATAGCGATAACCGCTGATGAAATAGAAAATGACGTTAATCATGCCAAGGAGAAGGGAATGAAATTTTTGGGAGAATTGAGAACTGGTTCATATGGCCGCAAAATTACTTTCATCCATCCGAAATCTCTTAACGGCGTACTGGTAGAGTTTTGCCAGGCCCCACATTAG
- a CDS encoding pyridoxamine 5'-phosphate oxidase family protein, whose translation MVQKIVFSHQILNLLDGRNFASLATILPSGFPQVTPIWIDYDENHDLLGNTALGRSKEKYTAINAKVGLSIFSMANPYETASIIGNVTDKTTVGANHHFNKLSKKYLNLDRYPLSKMEERRVILKIRPKKIVYVSIPLSTYVN comes from the coding sequence GTGGTACAGAAAATTGTGTTTAGTCATCAAATATTAAACCTTTTAGATGGAAGAAATTTCGCATCTCTAGCCACAATATTGCCTAGTGGCTTCCCGCAGGTCACTCCAATATGGATTGATTATGATGAGAATCATGATTTATTAGGAAATACCGCTCTGGGGAGGTCAAAAGAAAAGTATACAGCCATTAATGCTAAGGTAGGTTTATCAATATTTAGCATGGCAAACCCATATGAAACTGCCTCGATTATAGGGAACGTGACCGATAAGACCACAGTAGGGGCAAACCATCATTTCAATAAACTATCAAAAAAATATTTGAACCTAGATAGATATCCGCTAAGTAAGATGGAAGAAAGAAGAGTAATATTAAAAATAAGACCAAAAAAAATCGTCTACGTTTCAATACCCTTATCTACTTATGTTAATTGA
- a CDS encoding V-type ATP synthase subunit I — translation MTLLRPEAMSKIAVLGLKKYRQQIVSILQEMSVIQIEQISKEISSYLSTEKESDAHRHIADQLIRIRGLLSALPPTSLGEKIRFSSIDEMDNALLRLDIDKNVASLEREKENILTEIRNAQNNIKLIGEFSFFPEDLDILHLKSARSFFGRIASERYSEFKKKLESNNQDIVLYSKGGEKITEFVLVVLPRYPSNALASIINLYNVHMEAVPPLKGKPQEVIENLMHNLEKFEKKLANINSQLLAVSQADYSLLKGLEEQLDIENKKLEVIDNLGVTWDTFTLEGWIPKSMIENTKAAVEKHSKGTMMFVLNTNEVPPTLQDNPKRLRVYESFIRFYSLPSGNEFDPTLVFALVFPVFYGMMFADVGYAIVILLVSRWVIRRVEGGKKNFTIMPKFLRNFGKTILQPTQMVKIAKAITPGCIIAIVLGFCFNLYFGFHLNEYVFAFLNSIGGLHLPEDGTIFDPLSTFGLRKLLLISGYVGLGMVSFGFILGIINDYSHGNKRHAIGKIGWLMFGWGVVFIGLGLIGHENINPMASVQGALYFALIFGGIGLMFYGEGTRAMMELPSIISHILSFTRLVGIMMASIILADVIDHVFLRVHDNGIIFALVGFIILIVGHLFNIILGVFEPGIQGARLLYVEFFSKFYHGNGRPFKPFGFRRRYTHNQYPTQTPK, via the coding sequence TTGACATTATTAAGACCTGAAGCTATGTCCAAGATAGCTGTTTTAGGATTGAAAAAATATAGACAACAGATTGTGTCAATTTTGCAAGAGATGAGCGTTATTCAGATTGAACAAATTTCTAAAGAAATCTCATCTTATTTGAGTACTGAGAAGGAAAGCGATGCTCACAGGCATATTGCAGATCAATTAATTCGAATCAGGGGTTTGCTCAGTGCTCTTCCTCCAACTTCCTTAGGGGAAAAAATTAGATTTTCATCTATTGATGAAATGGATAACGCGTTGTTACGTTTAGATATTGATAAAAATGTAGCTTCACTGGAAAGGGAGAAAGAAAACATACTCACTGAAATAAGGAATGCCCAAAATAATATCAAACTGATTGGGGAATTTTCCTTTTTTCCAGAAGATTTGGATATCTTACATCTTAAATCTGCCCGTTCGTTCTTTGGACGTATTGCTAGCGAGAGATATTCTGAATTCAAGAAAAAACTTGAGTCAAATAACCAAGATATAGTATTGTACTCAAAAGGCGGTGAAAAAATTACTGAATTTGTTTTAGTTGTTTTACCGCGGTATCCCTCTAACGCATTGGCTTCTATTATTAATCTTTATAATGTGCATATGGAGGCTGTTCCACCTTTAAAAGGTAAACCGCAAGAAGTCATAGAGAACCTAATGCATAATCTTGAGAAGTTTGAAAAGAAATTAGCAAATATTAACAGTCAACTATTGGCAGTTTCTCAGGCCGATTATTCATTGCTAAAAGGACTCGAGGAACAACTAGATATCGAAAATAAGAAACTGGAAGTAATTGACAATCTTGGGGTCACCTGGGACACTTTTACTTTGGAAGGTTGGATTCCCAAGTCGATGATTGAAAATACAAAAGCTGCAGTTGAGAAGCACAGCAAGGGAACCATGATGTTTGTTTTAAATACAAATGAAGTGCCACCTACATTACAAGATAACCCAAAGCGCTTAAGAGTGTACGAATCCTTTATAAGATTTTATTCTCTCCCATCGGGCAATGAGTTTGATCCTACACTCGTGTTTGCACTTGTCTTTCCAGTATTTTACGGAATGATGTTCGCTGATGTAGGTTACGCGATAGTAATTTTACTAGTTTCAAGATGGGTAATTAGGCGAGTTGAAGGAGGAAAGAAGAACTTTACCATTATGCCAAAATTTCTTAGAAATTTTGGTAAGACAATACTGCAACCTACTCAGATGGTCAAAATTGCAAAAGCAATTACTCCTGGCTGTATAATAGCAATTGTTCTAGGATTCTGCTTTAACCTTTATTTCGGCTTCCATCTTAATGAATATGTATTTGCGTTCTTGAATAGTATTGGCGGTCTCCACTTGCCGGAAGATGGTACTATATTTGATCCGTTGTCAACATTCGGACTACGTAAGCTATTGTTGATAAGCGGATATGTAGGTTTAGGAATGGTATCATTCGGATTCATCCTTGGTATAATAAATGACTATAGTCATGGAAATAAGAGACATGCGATTGGTAAAATCGGCTGGCTAATGTTTGGATGGGGTGTTGTATTTATTGGATTAGGGTTGATAGGCCATGAAAATATTAATCCAATGGCTAGTGTACAAGGTGCACTATATTTTGCACTGATATTTGGGGGTATAGGATTAATGTTTTATGGCGAAGGAACAAGAGCCATGATGGAATTGCCATCAATAATAAGTCATATACTTTCTTTTACTAGGCTTGTTGGTATAATGATGGCTTCGATTATATTGGCAGACGTGATCGATCATGTATTCCTCAGGGTCCACGATAACGGAATAATTTTTGCGCTAGTAGGATTTATTATACTCATAGTGGGGCACTTGTTCAATATCATTCTAGGTGTATTTGAACCAGGCATTCAGGGTGCTAGGTTGCTGTATGTTGAATTTTTCTCAAAATTCTATCACGGTAATGGAAGACCGTTTAAGCCTTTTGGATTCCGGCGTAGATATACACATAATCAATATCCGACCCAAACGCCAAAATAA
- a CDS encoding V-type ATP synthase subunit D produces the protein MPSISDIRPTRLEYIRTKRRILIAKKGLKLLKLKRQALILEFFNTSKTAAALRENLQTELIKGYESIRMAEILAGSMRLENESMKLPMMGKLNVKSKSIMGVHIPRLEGGQNKVYEEYLLELPTSINEAISSFNRIHKIVLDVAEKETALRKLLYEIERTKRKSNAIENVFIPRLMDAVKFITFRLEEIERDTFIMLKTVKRKMGEREMQELRGVEPELNV, from the coding sequence ATGCCTTCTATTTCGGATATTAGGCCAACAAGATTAGAGTACATACGCACGAAGCGGAGAATCCTTATAGCAAAAAAGGGATTAAAATTGTTAAAATTAAAACGTCAAGCACTTATATTAGAATTTTTTAATACTAGTAAAACTGCTGCAGCTTTACGAGAAAATTTGCAGACCGAGCTCATCAAGGGATACGAATCAATAAGGATGGCGGAAATTTTAGCAGGATCTATGAGATTAGAAAATGAATCAATGAAGTTGCCAATGATGGGTAAACTCAATGTCAAATCAAAAAGCATAATGGGTGTGCATATTCCTAGACTTGAAGGTGGTCAAAATAAGGTATATGAGGAATATTTGCTGGAATTACCCACCTCAATTAATGAGGCAATTAGTTCTTTCAATAGAATTCACAAAATTGTCTTGGATGTAGCTGAGAAAGAAACCGCATTAAGGAAACTCCTATATGAAATAGAAAGGACAAAACGGAAGTCAAATGCTATAGAGAACGTTTTTATTCCGAGGCTAATGGATGCTGTTAAATTTATTACATTTAGATTAGAAGAAATAGAGCGTGACACATTTATAATGTTAAAAACAGTAAAAAGAAAGATGGGTGAAAGAGAGATGCAAGAGTTGAGAGGGGTTGAACCAGAGTTAAATGTATAA